A stretch of Rhododendron vialii isolate Sample 1 chromosome 4a, ASM3025357v1 DNA encodes these proteins:
- the LOC131322585 gene encoding cellulose synthase-like protein E1 isoform X1, translating to MGSEHGIGYLPLFETRRGKGRILYRVFAASVFVGIVLIWVYRASHIPRSGEDGRLGWIGLLGAELWFGLYWVGTQSLRWNRTYRYTFKDRLSQRYGNDLPRIDIFVCTANPEIEPPIMVTNTVLSVMAYDYPPEKIAVYLSDDGGSDLTFYALLEASRFSQHWLPFCKKFNVEPRSPAAYFSIGSWDAIEDKEFASVKKLFEEMENRITTAVKLGRIPGNTDLNHKGFSQWNSSSSRRDHDTILQLIIDGRDPNAKDIEGCALPTLVYLAREKRPQYPHNFKAGAMNALLQIRVSSEISNGQVILNVDCDMYSNNSCSMRDALCFFMDEEKGHEIAFVQFPQNFENLTKNEVYSGSLRVQSEVEFHGLDGYEGPLYVGTGCFHRRDTLCGREFSKESRIQWRSENDKHTKESADELETRVKGLASCAYEDNTQWGKEMGLRYGCLVEDVMTGLTIQCLGWKSVYYNPARKGFLGVAATSLDQALLQYKRWSEGDLQVLLSRYSPAWYGLGRISPGLLLGYCSYCLWAPNSLATVFYSTAPSLYLLRGISLFPQVSSPWFLPFAYVIIAKYTYSLAEFLWSGGTVLGWWNDQRIWLYKRTTSYLFAFVDTMLGLVGFSETSFIVSNKVSDPDVSQRYKQEMMEFGTSFPMFTILATLAMLNLISFVCAAKRVVADVGVIRGFDTMALQFLLCGVLVLINVPLYWALFFRKDKGKMPSSITAKSVLLAVFICTCSMFMY from the exons atggggagtGAGCATGGGATTGGGTACCTTCCTTTGTTTGAGACAAGGAGAGGGAAAGGTAGGATCCTATACAGGGTATTTGCAGCATCAGTGTTTGTGGGTATTGTTCTGATATGGGTGTACAGAGCAAGTCACATACCAAGATCAGGAGAAGATGGGAGATTGGGTTGGATTGGGCTGTTGGGAGCTGAGCTGTGGTTCGGTCTCTACTGGGTGGGCACTCAATCCCTGCGCTGGAACCGGACCTATCGTTACACCTTCAAAGACAGGCTCTCACAAAG GTACGGAAATGATTTGCCCAGAATCGACATATTCGTGTGCACTGCCAATCCTGAGATTGAGCCGCCCATTATGGTGACCAACACGGTTTTATCTGTCATGGCATATGATTACCCGCCGGAGAAGATCGCTGTGTACCTTTCCGACGATGGCGGATCAGATCTCACCTTCTATGCTCTCTTGGAGGCTTCTCGCTTTTCTCAACATTGGTTACCTTTTTGCAAGAAATTCAACGTGGAGCCCAGGTCCCCGGCGGCTTATTTTTCCATAGGTTCTTGGGATGCTATTGAGGATAAAGAATTTGCTTCAGTGAAG AAATTGTTTGAAGAAATGGAGAACCGAATCACAACTGCAGTCAAACTTGGAAGAATCCCAGGAAACACAGACTTAAACCACAAAGGATTTTCTCAATGGAATTCATCTTCATCCCGACGTGACCATGACACCATTCTTCAA TTAATAATCGATGGGAGAGACCCAAATGCCAAGGATATTGAAGGATGTGCATTGCCCACTTTAGTATACTTAGCCAGGGAGAAGAGACCACAATATCCCCATAACTTCAAAGCCGGAGCTATGAATGCATTG TTGCAGATAAGGGTCTCATCAGAGATCAGCAACGGGCAAGTAATTCTGAATGTGGACTGTGATATGTACTCAAACAACTCATGTTCAATGCGTGATGCGCTTTGCTTCTTCATGGATGAAGAGAAGGGGCATGAGATTGCCTTTGTGCAGTTTCCGCAGAATTTTGAAAACCTTACGAAGAATGAAGTATACAGTGGTTCACTTAGAGTACAAAGCGAG gttgaattccatggTTTGGACGGTTATGAAGGCCCTTTGTATGTTGGAACTGGTTGCTTCCACAGGAGAGATACTCTATGTGGGAGAGAGTTCAGCAAGGAAAGTaggattcaatggaggagcGAGAATGATAAACATACAAAAGAAAGTGCAGATGAACTTGAAACACGAGTAAAGGGCCTTGCAAGCTGTGCATATGAAGATAACACTCAGTGGGGCAAGGag ATGGGCTTGAGATATGGTTGTCTCGTTGAGGACGTGATGACGGGGTTAACAATTCAATGCCTGGGATGGAAATCAGTGTATTACAATCCAGCAAGAAAGGGCTTCTTAGGGGTTGCTGCAACATCACTGGATCAGGCGCTTTTGCAGTATAAGAGATGGTCGGAAGGCGATCTACAAGTTCTACTATCTAGGTACAGTCCTGCATGGTATGGACTCGGAAGGATTAGTCCTGGCCTTCTACTGGGATACTGTAGCTACTGTCTTTGGGCTCCAAACTCCTTGGCAACGGTATTCTACTCCACGGCCCCTTCCCTTTACCTCCTCAGAGGTATCTCCTTATTTCCGCAG GTCTCAAGCCCGTGGTTTCTTCCGTTTGCGTACGTAATAATCGCAAAGTACACTTACAGCCTAGCTGAGTTTCTGTGGTCCGGTGGCACAGTCTTGGGATGGTGGAACGATCAACGGATTTGGCTCTACAAGAGAACAACCTCCTACCTCTTTGCCTTTGTGGATACCATGTTGGGGTTAGTTGGATTTTCGGAAACATCTTTCATAGTCTCGAACAAAGTGTCCGATCCAGACGTGTCCCAGAGGTACAAGCAAGAGATGATGGAATTCGGGACCTCTTTTCCCATGTTTACCATCTTGGCAACACTTGCAATGCTGAACCTGATTTCCTTTGTATGCGCGGCGAAGAGGGTGGTTGCGGACGTGGGAGTGATCAGAGGCTTTGATACTATGGCTTTGCAGTTTCTTCTGTGTggtgttttggttttgatcaatgtgcCTTTGTACTGGGCTCTTTTCTTCAGGAAGGACAAGGGAAAGATGCCAAGTTCTATCACAGCTAAATCAGTCTTGTTAGCTGTGTTTATTTGTACTTGTTCTATGTTCATGTATTAG
- the LOC131322585 gene encoding cellulose synthase-like protein E1 isoform X2, producing the protein MGSEHGIGYLPLFETRRGKGRILYRVFAASVFVGIVLIWVYRASHIPRSGEDGRLGWIGLLGAELWFGLYWVGTQSLRWNRTYRYTFKDRLSQRYGNDLPRIDIFVCTANPEIEPPIMVTNTVLSVMAYDYPPEKIAVYLSDDGGSDLTFYALLEASRFSQHWLPFCKKFNVEPRSPAAYFSIGSWDAIEDKEFASVKKLFEEMENRITTAVKLGRIPGNTDLNHKGFSQWNSSSSRRDHDTILQLIIDGRDPNAKDIEGCALPTLVYLAREKRPQYPHNFKAGAMNALIRVSSEISNGQVILNVDCDMYSNNSCSMRDALCFFMDEEKGHEIAFVQFPQNFENLTKNEVYSGSLRVQSEVEFHGLDGYEGPLYVGTGCFHRRDTLCGREFSKESRIQWRSENDKHTKESADELETRVKGLASCAYEDNTQWGKEMGLRYGCLVEDVMTGLTIQCLGWKSVYYNPARKGFLGVAATSLDQALLQYKRWSEGDLQVLLSRYSPAWYGLGRISPGLLLGYCSYCLWAPNSLATVFYSTAPSLYLLRGISLFPQVSSPWFLPFAYVIIAKYTYSLAEFLWSGGTVLGWWNDQRIWLYKRTTSYLFAFVDTMLGLVGFSETSFIVSNKVSDPDVSQRYKQEMMEFGTSFPMFTILATLAMLNLISFVCAAKRVVADVGVIRGFDTMALQFLLCGVLVLINVPLYWALFFRKDKGKMPSSITAKSVLLAVFICTCSMFMY; encoded by the exons atggggagtGAGCATGGGATTGGGTACCTTCCTTTGTTTGAGACAAGGAGAGGGAAAGGTAGGATCCTATACAGGGTATTTGCAGCATCAGTGTTTGTGGGTATTGTTCTGATATGGGTGTACAGAGCAAGTCACATACCAAGATCAGGAGAAGATGGGAGATTGGGTTGGATTGGGCTGTTGGGAGCTGAGCTGTGGTTCGGTCTCTACTGGGTGGGCACTCAATCCCTGCGCTGGAACCGGACCTATCGTTACACCTTCAAAGACAGGCTCTCACAAAG GTACGGAAATGATTTGCCCAGAATCGACATATTCGTGTGCACTGCCAATCCTGAGATTGAGCCGCCCATTATGGTGACCAACACGGTTTTATCTGTCATGGCATATGATTACCCGCCGGAGAAGATCGCTGTGTACCTTTCCGACGATGGCGGATCAGATCTCACCTTCTATGCTCTCTTGGAGGCTTCTCGCTTTTCTCAACATTGGTTACCTTTTTGCAAGAAATTCAACGTGGAGCCCAGGTCCCCGGCGGCTTATTTTTCCATAGGTTCTTGGGATGCTATTGAGGATAAAGAATTTGCTTCAGTGAAG AAATTGTTTGAAGAAATGGAGAACCGAATCACAACTGCAGTCAAACTTGGAAGAATCCCAGGAAACACAGACTTAAACCACAAAGGATTTTCTCAATGGAATTCATCTTCATCCCGACGTGACCATGACACCATTCTTCAA TTAATAATCGATGGGAGAGACCCAAATGCCAAGGATATTGAAGGATGTGCATTGCCCACTTTAGTATACTTAGCCAGGGAGAAGAGACCACAATATCCCCATAACTTCAAAGCCGGAGCTATGAATGCATTG ATAAGGGTCTCATCAGAGATCAGCAACGGGCAAGTAATTCTGAATGTGGACTGTGATATGTACTCAAACAACTCATGTTCAATGCGTGATGCGCTTTGCTTCTTCATGGATGAAGAGAAGGGGCATGAGATTGCCTTTGTGCAGTTTCCGCAGAATTTTGAAAACCTTACGAAGAATGAAGTATACAGTGGTTCACTTAGAGTACAAAGCGAG gttgaattccatggTTTGGACGGTTATGAAGGCCCTTTGTATGTTGGAACTGGTTGCTTCCACAGGAGAGATACTCTATGTGGGAGAGAGTTCAGCAAGGAAAGTaggattcaatggaggagcGAGAATGATAAACATACAAAAGAAAGTGCAGATGAACTTGAAACACGAGTAAAGGGCCTTGCAAGCTGTGCATATGAAGATAACACTCAGTGGGGCAAGGag ATGGGCTTGAGATATGGTTGTCTCGTTGAGGACGTGATGACGGGGTTAACAATTCAATGCCTGGGATGGAAATCAGTGTATTACAATCCAGCAAGAAAGGGCTTCTTAGGGGTTGCTGCAACATCACTGGATCAGGCGCTTTTGCAGTATAAGAGATGGTCGGAAGGCGATCTACAAGTTCTACTATCTAGGTACAGTCCTGCATGGTATGGACTCGGAAGGATTAGTCCTGGCCTTCTACTGGGATACTGTAGCTACTGTCTTTGGGCTCCAAACTCCTTGGCAACGGTATTCTACTCCACGGCCCCTTCCCTTTACCTCCTCAGAGGTATCTCCTTATTTCCGCAG GTCTCAAGCCCGTGGTTTCTTCCGTTTGCGTACGTAATAATCGCAAAGTACACTTACAGCCTAGCTGAGTTTCTGTGGTCCGGTGGCACAGTCTTGGGATGGTGGAACGATCAACGGATTTGGCTCTACAAGAGAACAACCTCCTACCTCTTTGCCTTTGTGGATACCATGTTGGGGTTAGTTGGATTTTCGGAAACATCTTTCATAGTCTCGAACAAAGTGTCCGATCCAGACGTGTCCCAGAGGTACAAGCAAGAGATGATGGAATTCGGGACCTCTTTTCCCATGTTTACCATCTTGGCAACACTTGCAATGCTGAACCTGATTTCCTTTGTATGCGCGGCGAAGAGGGTGGTTGCGGACGTGGGAGTGATCAGAGGCTTTGATACTATGGCTTTGCAGTTTCTTCTGTGTggtgttttggttttgatcaatgtgcCTTTGTACTGGGCTCTTTTCTTCAGGAAGGACAAGGGAAAGATGCCAAGTTCTATCACAGCTAAATCAGTCTTGTTAGCTGTGTTTATTTGTACTTGTTCTATGTTCATGTATTAG